tgtggttcgagctgtgtgttgcaatacagtcgtgggtcagcagagtgaacagcggtggactgagcacacagctctGGAGGGCCcctatgctcagtgtgatggtgttggagatgctgttcctgatctggactgactgaggtctcccagtcaggaagtctaggatccagttgcagagggaggtgttcaggcccagtaggctcagctttccagtcagtttctgagggatgattgtgttgaatgctgaactgaagtctatgaacagcatcccaaAGTATgtttcttttttgtccaggtgagttagggccaggtggagggtggtggcaatggcatcgtctgttgagtggttgggacggtacgcaaattGCAGGggatccagacaggtatatggaggaatttaaagtggtgagttatatgagaggcagggtttaagggttggcacaacattgtgggttgaagggcctgtactgtgctgtactattctatgtgctGTGTTAaaaaagcatacggtgcattggccttcatcaatcatgggattgcgTTTAAGAgacgagaggtaatattgcagctatataggaccctgttgagaccccacttggagtactgtgctcaattctggtcgcctcactataggaaggacgtggaaaccatagaaagggtgcaaaggagattaacaaggatgttgtctggattggggagcatgccttatgagaataggtcgagtgaacttagccttttctccttggagcgatggaggatgagagatgacttgatagaggtgttcaagataatgagtggcattgatcatgtggatagtcagaggctttttcccagggctgaaatagctagcacgagaggggttttaaggcacttggaagtaggtacagagatgtcagggctaagttttttacgcagagagtggtgagtgcgtggaatgggctgtcggtggCAGCAGCGGAAACAGTAGcatcttttcagagactcctagatggctacatggaaaatagaaaaatagagggctgtgggtaaagcctaggtagttctaaggtagggacttgtttggcgcagctttgtgggccgaagggcctgtattgtgctgtatgttttctgtttCATTCCCCTCAGAAACTGCATGACTTGTTGAGTTTTTAGCATTTTGTTGCTCAAGATGCATTTtgtgcatcttcagaatctcacaTGTTTATGAAGTCCCTTAATTCTGTTTTCTCTTCCTTTACTTTTCAGAATAGGTGTCCTTGTGAATTATTGTGCTAAGTTGTCTGTCATGGGCCCTGTGCAAATAGAAGTTGTAGTAAATATGGCTTTTACTGTTGACTGTGCAGATTATGACTTAAAGTACTTCCTTCAAGTGCACTGAAGGACAGGAGTTAACCTTTATACAGCTTCTGATTGTGGTATTAAGTCCATGTGATTGATCTAGATGAAGACAAAAGACTGCAGCTCAGGGATTCCCAgtctgggatccacagacccgTCTGTTAATGGGTGGGGGTTCCATGGTAACCCCTGCTGCAGATGGGCCTCTTCCttccatacccccccccccccccaccctgacaTAACTGAAACACTTTTACCTTAAGTAGAGATTTCTAAGAGCATTGATTAAATCTGATTCAAAAAGGATTAAATACCAGCTTCATCCTCAAAAGGCATCTGCCCCTACTTTATTCTGCTGCCGTAGTTTCCAAATCAGTCATGTTATTCACCAGATGTCTAAGAAGAGGGGAGTTCAGAAACTTAGACATGAATCTGTACTTTCTTTTTCTTCACGAGTTTTACAGCATTTAATTTGCTTGACTGCTGCCCTGTTTTAACAACAATGTGCATGAATTGACTTTGTTCTGTAGTTTGTGGCTTTTTGATTTTGGTGACTTTTTTTCTGGAGAGATACGGACTGCCAATTCCATTTGACTTCAAGGCAAGTGGTCCTAGGCTTGAATCtagctggctccttgcatgctttccatccgtacTGAGTTGAGCATCAAGTGAGCAACTCAGCATTGTGCCACCCAATTAACAAGTTGCAGAGAGGAATAATCTGTTAGTTTGGTGCAGAAATTCTAGTAATGAACTATCTACAAGAGTTGAGcccgctccccctccctctctctctctctctctctctctctctctctctcttctctctctctctctctctctctctctctctctctctcatctctctctcctctcctctctctctctctccctctcctctccctctccctctcccctccctctcccctccccctccccctcccccctccccctccccctccccctcccctccccctccccctccccctccccctccccctccccctccccctccccctcccctccccctccccctccccctccccctcccctccccctccccctccccctccccctccccctccccctctcctccccccccccagcatcTTTCTcacttttcactgtgtataagGTGTCTGCAACTTGGGGAGCAGTTTTAAGCTTCACTCAGGCACATTCTGCCTATATTTTCTCTGTTCTCTGCTTCTCTCCCACTGGCTCTTTCTACCATTCTctgctctctcttccccccccccccccacccatccttgATCTCTTGCTGTCTCGCACACTATCCACACTGATCTTTATTTAATTGCCACCACTGACGTTCAGGGCAGCaacgaaggtcctccatctctggtggtattcagggcttccttcatcatgttagTAGCCTCCTTTGTCTTTACTATCAATTATACAATTTCTTGCTGGAGACACAGGAATattgtcacactcagatgtagaagagtgcttcattgctgtttccataacagttttgtttgatcagtcacggttgttagccctgagctgaactcctgaacctgTAGAACCAGTGGACGACTCAGTCAGTCCTCTAACTTTGACCAGCTTGGCATGGGTGActttaccaagagccaaagcataaagtcttGACTcgagccagcatagctctccgggtcattgaggcgcgcaagcctccaaaccctgtgacaaggttgtggtcctctggaGATGAGCCTCTCTCATCCtctgctcctttcctttctcccatggtccactctcctctctagccctttacctttcccacgcACCTGGCtttacccatcaccttccagctaactcTCAGTCAGTAACTCAGTCAGCTAACTGTtagtaactctctctctctctctctctcgctctctctctcagtctggcAAGTCCCAAGTGGACTTGAACCAAAGTATATAGCCCTGACTCCAGTTAGCttggctctccaggtcattgaggtgcgcaagcctccaaaccctatgccaaggttgtggtcctctggaGATGAGCTGTATGTAACCATTCTCAAACTATGACCACCAAAGGATGATCAGCTGATGTCTGGAATTTTGTTTTAAAAGGATACTGCACCTGACCATCATTCATGAAGAAGATTGCTTGCTGGAGCGCCTTCTCTACTATATCAAGGGTACGGATTTTCTCAACCTGCAAAACAACATGAAGCAGGTACTGAGAGTGCAGACGGAAATAATTACTTTGGTTTTGTGTCATTCAGAAATTTACTTAGAAGTTTCCTTGTCGCCAGCAGATCAGTTGTTTTTCTCAATGAAAGTGCAAACTCTCCTTCCATTTCCCATTcagtagttaaaaaaaaactctctcCTTCGTTCCCACACCTCTCATCTCTTTCAGACCGCACTGCATTTGGCAGTGATCCTCGAGCGACCAGATTTTATAAAGAAGCTGACAGCGGCTGGAGCGAGCCTCTTGCTTCAAGAGAAGGATGGGAACACTGCCTTACACCTCGCTTGCAAGGAAATGGCACTTGCCTGTGTCCAGGCACTCCTGTTTCACCATTCCAGTGACCTACATTATTCCAACTTGGTGGACCCTTCACAATTCAAACAGCAGCTACATTTCTATAACTACCAAGGTAAAGATCCTGAGATTTAATGTTTACTTTCAAAAAATTCTGACTAGTATTCACCAATTTAGTTACCAGGCAGGAAAACTGGTGTCTGACGAGGTTCTAATTTCTAATTAAATCCAACCTTAACAATAGTGTTCTACTTGTTGGTTTATCgtttaaataaaattaaagtcTATAGGTCACCACTGTCCTTCCCACATTGCAGGGTGAGGTGTAAGCTGTTGATGACTGTGCATTTAACTAGTGCAGAGAAACCCAAACCTGTTACCAGatctctgtttattttctgatcctctgggttcttccaggaGTCGGGACTGATGAGGAGTCTTAATTCCACGATTTCAGCTTATTTTAGAGTACAAGCAAGCATACAAATACTgagcaaactaaataaagagctgagaaacaatacTAAGAGGAATATGGATGTGAAGACaaaacaataaagaaagaaaagatggcgCTTCTGAAAAATCTATTGCTTTTATAGATAACCCTCTCACCAGGCTTGTATACGAACTTGGCTCGTTAGTCAGCTCTGCTAACAGCCATATGACTGCGGCAAGAAGACCATCTTTCATAAACAAGATACATCTAGGGTCGGTATGATTTggagttcaaccaaacaggaacgttgtgatgttctgattaaagCACCTCGATTTgagcgaatgctgtgtaaatgCTGCCCATACATAATTGTCAGTCAGCCAGAAATAACATAGTGCACAGCAAAAAATTATAAAGgaaatatatttacaaatttcgaCATTATCAGTTAGtaggaaaaggaaaagaaaaaaaataatataagggcccattacagttaaatcaGTCCAATGTATACAGTTTGTTCGATGCCTTTCTGGTATTgacccttcctccttggagccattcatcttcACAAAGCATTTGTAACTGGGACTCTCCTTCCCAAGGCACTCTGCGGGACTTTCGCTCCTGTCCTCTCCACAGCTCCCACCAAAAAAGGCTACTGTCCCTCACAAAAATTtctctctgtcccactctctccagaaCTTACTCCCAATTCCACTATCCtgtttggctgacacaacattcctaatttGAGCGGTAGGCTTTTGGCCGAAATgaaaacattctaccagcaggacaTGCAGTGTTTGCAGAAACTTCTAAAGTGAAGTACCTACACCATAGCATttgaaatcttaaccagggcatttcATATAGATAAGATAAAGGTTCCTTAGATAGGAAGCTAGTTAATAGATTACATAATTAAAACAGTTATATCACTtgggtaatgtgctaatactttgctgatgaaaaatgagaaaggcgATAAACTGTTATTTTAGCTGCCATAccgctttctgccagtgagtgtgaaaaATACACAGTCTTAAAAAATACAAATTTTAAATAAAaagtattatttttaaaataaacagtGGTTTCCCACACAATTAGATTAGGtgagattacctttatttgtcacatatatattgaagtgtacagtgaaatgcattgtgtcAGTAGGTAACATAGTACATTCTTGTGCTGGGGGTGGTTTGCAAGTTTTGTCGTATGTCCTGTGCCAATATTACATGCCTACAGCTTACAGTCCTaacctggaatgtgggaggaaactggagcacctggaggaaacacgtacatggtcacagggagaatgcacaaatttTTTGTAGACAGAGTGGCAAGAATTGAAGCTGAGTTGCtagcactgtaatagtgtcacactaactgctatgttacctTGCAAGCAATATTTATGAACTACTATAGGAAGATTCTTCAATTACTGCTAGACTTGCATAGTATAAAGCAATTATCCACCTCCTTCAAGCCACAGATTTTACTGCTTTGATTAAATAGCTCACACACATAAATTTCAGACCATCTTGACCTCAGTCACTCTCACTCTTGGAGTAGATAGTCATCAAAAGTCAAGGTACCCCAATGACCTATTCTTAAAGTTGCAAACAATACCAAGCATTgtccaaatggtttaattctccTCCACccaactcaaccccattctcttgctttccccctgtaacttttgatgcccttacttatcaacctctgctttaaaaatcaccaaggactttccctccacagccatctgtggcactgAATTGACCAACCTCTGCCTAAAGAAGTTACTCCTCATACCCAAAGTTTCATTTCCAAGCTTATTGTCTGTTATGCtcctggtgtttagggcagcgatgaagttttttttattgctgttttagtaacagttttgttttaacaATCAGGGTTGTTGCCCTGAGCTGaagccccaaacctggaggaccagcagCTCACTCAGTCTGGGGTCTACCCTTTGATCTTTTTGGCCTGGTTGACCAAgaaccaaagcacaaggcccttaCACAGCCAACAttgctctccaggtcactgagacacacaagcctccaaaccctgcgACAGGGTTGAGATCCTCTTGGGACATTTCCAAATTGAATTACATTAATTAACTCAGCACGTGGACTGAATTAGATCCTGCAGGccttgccgctgtctgtaagttGCTTGTACGTTCTCCTTTTGACTACATGATTTCCTCCgtatgctccagttttctcccacagtccaaagaaattGTGCTGCGAccagactaggattaaattggtggTTGCTCGAAGGATCTTATCCGCACTGTATTCAATGTGGGCGGCAAGGTagtgtggttagcacaacgctttgcagtACAAATGGCCCAAGTTCaataaggagtttgttcattttcttcgtgactacgtgggtttcctccaggtgctccggtttcctcccacatcccaaagatatatgGGTTGGTACGATCATTCTAAATTGTTCTGtggttaggctggggttaaatcaaggGTTACTGGGCGACATGgcacaaagggccagaaggacctatacTGCAGTGTATCAGAAATCACAATAAAGGTCGAggtgtgacctgatagatgtatgACTATGATAGGGTAAATCTTtaactccccaccccccactcccgCCATGCCACTGATAAGGATATCAAAAAGCTAGAAATAAGTAGGAACTTTGGTCCATGGTAAAGTGTTTGGGGTTCCTTTTCATCAGATCTCCAGTACGTATCATTGGATATGAACGGAGAGAATAGTTTGCAACCCTCCCATTGGATTGCTCACTTGGGAACATTCACACCTGACCTCAGGACATAACCCCGTTAGGAAGTGGTGCCTCCAGGAAAGCTGAAGAAAATCGAACTGAAAAGGAAAAGTTGATGTGTGCAACAACCAGGCAGAAAAGCATGTCCTAAATGTAATTGGGGAACAGAGGTGAAAGGCCATCTGCTGATTGGGACCAAATGGCTTATTGCTGATATCTGTTTATTGTATTTTAATGCTTCTCCCTTTTCCCTCAGGTTTAACACCCCTCCACTTGGCAGTAATACTTAATGATGTTAAGATTGTGGAGTATCTTCTGCAGTTTGAACTGGACATAAATGCAAAGGCAAGTTCTTTAAAATCTCTGAAACAGTTTAAGATACAAGGCACTGCATGGTCaatgagggtggggagggtgatc
This genomic window from Hypanus sabinus isolate sHypSab1 unplaced genomic scaffold, sHypSab1.hap1 scaffold_2319, whole genome shotgun sequence contains:
- the LOC132387891 gene encoding NF-kappa-B inhibitor beta-like; protein product: CLEFCFKRILHLTIIHEEDCLLERLLYYIKGTDFLNLQNNMKQTALHLAVILERPDFIKKLTAAGASLLLQEKDGNTALHLACKEMALACVQALLFHHSSDLHYSNLVDPSQFKQQLHFYNYQGLTPLHLAVILNDVKIVEYLLQFELDINAKEKCAGRTALHLGVEKQNLHIVRLLLKRGADVHAQMYNGYTPICLAVFLPDSGITQMLRDYGSSEPITDDESDEDEGIDEDGVVRKTV